One genomic region from Vulpes vulpes isolate BD-2025 unplaced genomic scaffold, VulVul3 Bu000000713, whole genome shotgun sequence encodes:
- the LOC140596617 gene encoding small ribosomal subunit protein uS11-like isoform X2, which produces MAPRKGKEKKEEQVISLGPQVAEGENVFGVCHIFASFNDTFVHVTDLSGKETICRVTGGMKVKADRDESSPYAAMLAAQDVAQRCKELGITALHIKLRATGGNRTKTPGPGAQSALRALARSGMKIGRIEDVTPIPSDSTRRKGGRRRRRL; this is translated from the coding sequence ATGGCACCTCgtaaggggaaggaaaagaaggaagaacaggtcATCAGCCTTGGACCTCAAGTTGCTGAAGGAGAAAATGTGTTTGGTGTCTGCCACATATTTGCATCCTTCAATGACACTTTTGTCCATGTCACTGATCTTTCTGGCAAGGAAACCATCTGTCGTGTAACTGGTGGGATGAAGGTGAAGGCTGACCGAGATGAGTCTTCTCCCTACGCTGCCATGTTGGCTGCCCAGGATGTAGCCCAGAGGTGCAAGGAGCTGGGTATCACTGCTCTCCACATCAAACTCCGAgccacaggaggaaatagaaccaAGACCCCTGGACCTGGGGCCCAGTCAGCCCTCAGAGCCCTTGCCCGCTCAGGAATGAAGATTGGGCGGATTGAGGatgtcacccccatcccctccgaTAGCACCCGCAGGAAGGGGGGTCGCCGTCGTCGCCGTCTGTGA